In Saccharicrinis fermentans DSM 9555 = JCM 21142, a genomic segment contains:
- a CDS encoding ABC transporter permease has product MFDRDRWQEILNAVRKNKLRSTLTAFGVFWAIFMLVVMMGSGNGLKNGITAGVKDFATNSGFMWAESTTKAYEGFKRGRHWDISNQDIMEIKDGVPELGVISPRLNGWNLRSGENIVRGKRSAAFNVMGDYPAYRKIDPCTMLWGRYINDEDIKQKRKVCIIGENVYDVMFDENEDPVGKYLRVNGVYFMVVGVFRSNNPNINIGSNKKETVYMPFTSMQQTYNYGDRVHFFGITAKDGVKVKDVMDKIKVILQKNHKLSPDDEDAIGKVDIENEIKTMFYIFLGIDILIWVVGLGTLFAGAIGISNIMLIIVRERTKEIGIQRAIGARPSIIIGQILTESVFLTTVAGFIGLAFGTFVLYIVDIAVDASRAAAPPDEESFFLNPEIGLPIALASLAMLIFVGFIAGLIPAMKAIRIKPIEALRHE; this is encoded by the coding sequence GTGTTTGACAGAGATAGATGGCAGGAAATATTAAATGCCGTAAGGAAAAATAAATTACGTAGTACACTGACTGCTTTTGGTGTATTCTGGGCCATATTTATGTTGGTGGTTATGATGGGCTCAGGCAATGGGCTTAAGAATGGAATAACGGCCGGAGTCAAGGATTTTGCTACCAATAGTGGATTTATGTGGGCTGAATCTACCACCAAAGCTTATGAAGGTTTTAAGCGAGGTCGTCATTGGGATATTAGTAATCAGGATATTATGGAGATAAAAGATGGTGTTCCTGAGCTAGGCGTTATTTCACCGCGATTAAACGGATGGAATCTTAGGAGTGGTGAGAATATTGTGAGAGGAAAGCGTTCTGCCGCTTTTAATGTCATGGGTGACTATCCCGCTTATCGCAAAATTGACCCATGTACCATGTTGTGGGGACGTTACATCAATGATGAGGATATCAAACAGAAAAGAAAAGTGTGCATTATTGGTGAAAATGTCTACGATGTGATGTTTGATGAAAATGAAGACCCAGTGGGAAAGTATCTTCGGGTAAATGGAGTGTATTTTATGGTGGTGGGCGTGTTTCGTTCTAATAATCCCAATATTAATATAGGGAGTAATAAAAAGGAAACAGTTTATATGCCTTTTACTTCTATGCAACAGACTTACAATTATGGCGATAGGGTCCACTTTTTTGGTATCACAGCCAAGGATGGAGTAAAGGTGAAGGATGTCATGGATAAGATAAAAGTTATCCTGCAAAAAAATCATAAACTATCGCCGGATGATGAAGATGCCATAGGTAAAGTGGATATTGAAAATGAAATAAAAACCATGTTTTATATTTTCTTGGGTATCGATATTTTGATATGGGTGGTTGGTCTGGGAACTTTGTTTGCGGGTGCGATAGGGATTAGCAATATTATGCTGATCATAGTAAGGGAGCGAACAAAAGAGATAGGTATACAGCGCGCTATCGGAGCACGTCCAAGTATTATTATAGGTCAGATTTTAACTGAATCGGTGTTCTTAACCACCGTAGCGGGTTTTATTGGTTTGGCCTTTGGAACCTTTGTGTTGTATATAGTAGATATTGCGGTGGATGCCTCTAGGGCCGCCGCTCCACCTGATGAAGAATCTTTTTTTCTGAATCCTGAAATAGGTCTGCCCATTGCATTGGCATCCCTGGCTATGTTAATATTTGTGGGTTTTATTGCCGGATTAATACCGGCCATGAAAGCCATTCGCATTAAACCAATTGAAGCATTACGTCACGAATAA
- a CDS encoding efflux RND transporter periplasmic adaptor subunit, giving the protein MKKLLRILLGIALLALFGWVVFYLYSQSKKDPEVYETETVEVSSIVKKTVATGSVVPRQEIEIKPQESGIITEIYVEEGDQVKKGDIIAKVQIIPEMVQVNSAESQLNKAKIGFKNAEIEYKRKKELFDGGVIAESEYLDALMVYENAKEDVNAADNNLQLIKEGVTKKMGAQTNTIIKATIDGMVLDVPVEVGNSVIKSNAFNDGTTVAVLADMSNMIFQGKVDETEVGKIREGMDLELSIGAIEEEKYDAKLEFIAPKGVEENGAIQFEIKAAVALTDGQFIRSGYSATADIVLDRRDSVFVIQEKLITFSNDSAFVDVEVGEQQFEKKLIETGLSDGIQIEVKSGIDKDDKIKVPKS; this is encoded by the coding sequence ATGAAAAAGTTACTTAGGATATTGTTAGGAATTGCCTTGCTTGCCTTGTTCGGATGGGTGGTGTTCTACCTTTATAGTCAATCGAAAAAGGATCCAGAGGTATATGAAACCGAAACCGTTGAGGTATCGAGTATTGTAAAAAAAACAGTGGCTACAGGGTCAGTTGTTCCGCGTCAGGAAATTGAAATAAAGCCGCAAGAGTCTGGTATTATCACTGAAATATATGTGGAAGAGGGTGATCAGGTGAAAAAAGGAGATATTATTGCTAAAGTGCAAATTATTCCTGAGATGGTTCAGGTTAATAGTGCCGAGAGTCAGTTGAATAAAGCAAAAATAGGATTTAAAAATGCGGAGATTGAGTATAAACGAAAAAAAGAATTGTTTGATGGGGGTGTGATTGCTGAATCGGAGTATCTGGATGCACTGATGGTCTACGAAAATGCAAAGGAGGATGTGAATGCCGCGGATAACAATCTTCAGTTAATAAAAGAAGGTGTAACAAAAAAAATGGGTGCACAAACCAATACGATCATCAAGGCTACTATTGATGGTATGGTGCTGGACGTTCCTGTTGAGGTGGGTAACTCCGTGATTAAAAGTAATGCCTTTAATGATGGTACCACAGTGGCTGTTTTAGCGGATATGAGTAATATGATTTTTCAAGGTAAGGTGGATGAAACAGAAGTGGGAAAGATAAGAGAGGGAATGGACTTGGAGTTGTCTATAGGTGCCATTGAGGAAGAGAAATATGATGCAAAGCTTGAGTTTATTGCACCTAAGGGAGTGGAGGAAAATGGAGCTATTCAGTTTGAAATAAAGGCCGCTGTGGCTTTAACTGATGGTCAGTTTATTCGATCTGGCTATAGTGCTACAGCTGATATTGTGCTGGATAGAAGAGATAGTGTTTTTGTGATTCAAGAGAAGTTAATTACTTTTAGTAACGATTCGGCATTCGTGGATGTAGAAGTGGGGGAACAGCAGTTTGAGAAAAAGTTGATAGAGACTGGGCTTTCTGATGGTATTCAAATAGAGGTGAAGTCTGGTATCGATAAAGATGATAAAATAAAAGTTCCAAAGTCGTAA
- a CDS encoding TolC family protein, with protein sequence MIKIILPLFVVLLFSSLTHVNAQKVWTLEECISYAFENNITVKRQALNAAYQQNELQQSKMNRLPDLNAQTSYGHSYGYTWVQQEAENIDVNNRSFGMGIGTSVDVFNGFSARNTVRRNKIDLMASLASNEVVKNDIALRITSQYLQILFDKELLAVAKEQYEVTNQQVERALKLVAAGSEARGSYLEIKSQAAKEALTVTQQENNLALSILDLAQLLDLENVDGFDVVSPVMPEIEGMKLNKADEVYAIAVDIMPQIKKANYTLESSEIDVNIAKSNYYPSLSLSAQWGASANWLMEDPNGFNRSLGDQINSTKNTYIGASLNIPIFNKLQTRTNVKNARISVLDAKFSLQQEKLALRKEIQQAYADALAAYNKYLSSYEAVMSYKESFRYTEQKFSVGLVNSVDFNVAKTDFTRAQSDLLQSKYEYILRNKILDFYKGIPIVL encoded by the coding sequence ATGATAAAAATAATATTACCACTGTTTGTTGTGCTGCTTTTTAGTAGTCTGACTCATGTAAATGCCCAGAAAGTATGGACATTGGAAGAGTGTATCTCTTATGCCTTTGAAAATAATATTACCGTAAAAAGGCAAGCGTTAAATGCAGCGTATCAGCAAAATGAGCTGCAGCAAAGTAAGATGAATCGCTTGCCTGATTTAAATGCACAAACATCTTATGGTCATAGCTATGGTTATACTTGGGTTCAGCAAGAAGCCGAAAATATTGATGTAAATAACCGTTCCTTTGGAATGGGTATTGGTACTTCGGTAGATGTGTTTAATGGTTTTAGTGCACGTAATACAGTGAGGCGTAACAAAATAGACTTGATGGCGTCGCTGGCTTCGAATGAGGTGGTAAAGAATGACATCGCATTACGTATTACTAGTCAGTATTTGCAAATACTATTTGATAAAGAGTTGCTGGCTGTTGCCAAAGAGCAATATGAAGTGACCAATCAGCAGGTGGAGCGGGCATTAAAATTGGTAGCTGCAGGAAGTGAGGCCAGGGGTAGTTATCTTGAAATAAAATCACAAGCCGCCAAGGAGGCATTAACAGTTACCCAGCAAGAAAATAATTTGGCGTTATCTATATTGGATCTGGCACAGCTACTGGATTTGGAGAATGTGGATGGTTTTGATGTGGTGTCACCTGTTATGCCCGAGATAGAGGGGATGAAGCTGAATAAGGCGGATGAGGTTTATGCTATAGCAGTGGATATTATGCCGCAGATTAAAAAGGCTAATTATACATTGGAGAGCTCTGAGATTGATGTGAACATTGCTAAAAGTAATTATTATCCTAGTTTAAGCCTATCTGCTCAATGGGGAGCAAGTGCCAACTGGTTAATGGAAGATCCTAATGGGTTTAATCGTTCGTTGGGGGATCAGATTAATTCAACTAAGAATACCTATATAGGGGCGTCACTGAATATCCCTATTTTTAATAAGTTGCAAACTCGTACCAATGTTAAAAATGCCCGTATCAGTGTGTTGGATGCTAAGTTTTCATTGCAACAGGAGAAGCTGGCTTTGCGTAAAGAAATACAGCAGGCTTATGCCGATGCCTTGGCTGCTTATAATAAGTATTTGTCAAGTTATGAGGCTGTTATGTCGTATAAGGAGTCGTTTCGCTATACGGAGCAAAAATTCAGCGTAGGATTGGTAAACTCTGTTGATTTCAATGTGGCAAAGACTGACTTTACAAGGGCTCAGTCGGATTTGTTGCAATCGAAATATGAATATATCTTGCGAAATAAGATTCTTGATTTTTATAAAGGGATTCCTATTGTTTTATAG
- a CDS encoding efflux RND transporter periplasmic adaptor subunit, with translation MKRNVLYPLIALLVVVIGLIVAKKQGWVGGEFRHKVMVEKAERRTLTELITANGKIKPQVEVKVSSDVSGEILDLSVKEGDEVVKGQVLARIQPDIYQRNLEKMQASVRSSEANLAQSEAQFQQKKLAFERFQSLWKQQTISESEYEQVLADYNVAKASVEAAQAALINARASLNEAKDNLSKTTIYAPMDGTVSQLNVEKGERVVGTAQFEGTDMMTIANLNNMEVVVDVNENDIIRVALMDTALIEVDAYLKTKFKGVVTEIANSARSEGISADQITNFEVKVLILPASYQELMEEKGRGFYPFRPGMSATVDIQTNTKLDVLTIPIQSVTTRKDTAGMDESEKDLKVEMEKVEVVFVVEEGKIQQRKVITGIQDTQFIEIIEGIEDGDELVSAPYSAISKKLKHDDPVEVVDNLFADK, from the coding sequence ATGAAAAGGAATGTACTTTATCCACTTATCGCATTGTTAGTTGTTGTGATAGGTCTTATTGTTGCAAAAAAGCAAGGTTGGGTTGGAGGTGAATTTCGCCATAAGGTAATGGTAGAAAAAGCAGAGCGAAGAACGCTTACAGAGCTGATTACTGCCAACGGAAAAATAAAGCCTCAAGTGGAGGTGAAGGTGTCGTCAGATGTGTCGGGCGAGATTCTAGATTTGAGCGTTAAAGAGGGTGATGAGGTTGTGAAAGGACAGGTGCTGGCAAGGATACAGCCAGATATTTATCAGCGTAATCTGGAGAAAATGCAAGCTTCTGTGCGTAGCTCGGAAGCTAATTTGGCTCAGTCGGAGGCTCAGTTTCAGCAAAAAAAGTTGGCCTTTGAGCGTTTCCAATCTTTGTGGAAACAGCAGACCATATCAGAGTCGGAATATGAGCAGGTATTGGCTGATTATAATGTGGCCAAAGCTAGTGTAGAGGCCGCTCAAGCCGCATTGATAAATGCCCGGGCTTCGTTGAATGAAGCTAAGGATAATCTTAGCAAAACTACCATTTACGCCCCAATGGATGGAACAGTGTCTCAGCTGAACGTTGAAAAAGGAGAAAGGGTTGTGGGTACTGCGCAGTTTGAAGGAACGGACATGATGACCATCGCTAATTTGAATAATATGGAAGTAGTGGTGGATGTGAATGAAAATGATATTATTCGCGTAGCATTAATGGATACTGCGCTGATAGAGGTAGATGCTTATTTGAAAACTAAGTTTAAAGGGGTGGTAACTGAAATTGCCAACTCGGCCCGATCTGAAGGGATCAGCGCTGATCAGATTACTAATTTTGAGGTAAAAGTGCTTATTCTGCCAGCTTCTTATCAAGAACTCATGGAGGAAAAAGGACGTGGTTTTTATCCTTTTCGCCCTGGCATGTCAGCTACCGTTGATATACAAACCAATACTAAATTAGATGTCTTAACGATTCCTATCCAATCGGTAACAACAAGAAAAGATACTGCAGGAATGGATGAAAGCGAAAAGGATTTGAAGGTGGAGATGGAAAAGGTAGAGGTGGTGTTTGTTGTGGAGGAAGGGAAAATTCAGCAGAGGAAAGTGATAACGGGTATTCAAGATACTCAATTCATTGAAATAATAGAGGGTATAGAGGATGGTGATGAGCTTGTGAGTGCTCCCTATAGTGCCATTTCTAAAAAACTGAAGCATGACGATCCGGTAGAAGTAGTGGATAATTTATTTGCAGATAAGTAA
- the mnmH gene encoding tRNA 2-selenouridine(34) synthase MnmH: MTDILINEYFSAYASYPVIDVRSPGEFKKGHIVGAYNIPLFTDAERAHVGTVYKQKGPDKAMSLGLEYVTPKLRWFVEQAALVAPQKKVVVHCWRGGMRSHAFAEHLEENGFEDVKVIEKGYKAFRNFVLDSFTVEMQLKVIGGYTGSGKTRILSRLKEEGCQVIDLEGLACHKGSAFGSIGEDDQPTVEQFENNLFDQWRMLDFNRPVYVEDESHNIGAVKIPMGLYEKMKDAKVYFLNIPKEKRALALVKEYAGIDDDLLKQGILKITKRLGGLVVKEALQALENKDYFKVAMLTLNYYDKAYWRGVQKRDRHKIVYCELTNCDPLVNAAYIKQHVNG, from the coding sequence ATGACCGATATATTAATCAATGAATATTTTAGCGCATATGCTTCCTATCCGGTTATTGACGTAAGGTCACCCGGGGAATTTAAGAAAGGGCATATTGTGGGAGCATATAATATTCCACTTTTTACCGATGCCGAACGTGCGCATGTTGGAACGGTTTATAAACAGAAAGGGCCAGATAAGGCTATGAGCTTGGGTTTAGAGTATGTGACTCCTAAGTTGCGTTGGTTTGTGGAACAGGCAGCATTGGTTGCACCGCAAAAAAAAGTTGTAGTACACTGTTGGCGTGGAGGAATGAGGAGTCATGCTTTTGCGGAGCACCTGGAAGAGAATGGGTTCGAAGATGTGAAGGTGATTGAAAAAGGCTATAAGGCTTTTCGGAATTTTGTATTGGATAGTTTTACTGTTGAGATGCAGCTAAAGGTGATAGGTGGTTATACGGGAAGTGGCAAGACACGTATTCTATCTCGCTTAAAGGAAGAGGGATGTCAGGTTATTGATTTAGAGGGACTGGCTTGTCATAAAGGATCGGCTTTTGGATCTATTGGTGAAGATGATCAGCCTACTGTTGAACAGTTTGAGAATAACTTGTTTGATCAATGGCGGATGCTGGATTTTAATCGGCCTGTATATGTTGAGGATGAAAGTCACAATATTGGTGCTGTGAAGATTCCTATGGGTTTGTATGAGAAAATGAAGGATGCCAAGGTGTATTTCTTGAATATTCCCAAGGAGAAAAGGGCCTTGGCTTTGGTGAAGGAATATGCGGGTATAGATGATGATTTGTTGAAGCAAGGGATCCTTAAAATTACCAAACGTTTGGGAGGACTGGTTGTAAAAGAAGCGTTGCAAGCCTTAGAGAATAAAGATTATTTTAAGGTAGCTATGCTTACTCTTAATTACTACGATAAAGCGTACTGGAGAGGAGTGCAAAAAAGAGATAGGCATAAAATAGTCTATTGTGAATTGACGAATTGTGATCCTCTTGTTAACGCAGCCTATATCAAACAACATGTTAATGGATAG
- the selD gene encoding selenide, water dikinase SelD, whose protein sequence is MKDIKLTSYSHGAGCGCKISPQVLDSILVSSVTPVLDDRLLVGNDSRDDAAVYDMGNGMGIISTTDFFMPIVDDPFSFGKIAAANAISDVYAMGGQPLMAIAILGWPINKIPAEVASEVLNGGREACKEAGIILAGGHSIDSPEPIFGLAVTGKVDLNHLKQNNTATEGCRLYLTKPLGVGILTTAQKKGLLKEEHKNVAPDAMSKLNKIGQDLSRISGVKAMTDVTGFGLLGHLREMCEGSKLTAYIKHENIPRFDMLDEYIAQDCIPGGTHRNWDSFGDKINLADLRLKSLLCDPQTSGGLLIAVEPASCRDVEELLKKYDVEAKSFGELKAQAEKWVVVS, encoded by the coding sequence ATGAAGGATATAAAATTAACGAGCTATAGTCACGGCGCCGGCTGTGGCTGTAAAATTTCGCCTCAGGTTCTCGATTCAATATTGGTGAGTAGTGTTACTCCTGTTTTGGATGATAGGTTATTGGTGGGTAATGATAGTCGTGATGATGCGGCCGTTTATGATATGGGAAATGGAATGGGCATCATTAGTACAACAGATTTTTTTATGCCTATTGTTGATGATCCTTTTTCGTTTGGGAAGATTGCTGCGGCCAATGCCATAAGTGATGTGTATGCCATGGGTGGACAGCCTTTAATGGCCATTGCTATTTTGGGCTGGCCCATTAATAAAATCCCGGCAGAAGTGGCGAGTGAGGTTTTGAACGGAGGACGTGAAGCGTGTAAAGAAGCTGGGATTATACTGGCAGGAGGACATAGCATTGATAGCCCAGAACCTATATTTGGTTTGGCTGTAACAGGAAAAGTGGACTTGAATCATCTTAAACAAAATAATACCGCAACAGAGGGGTGTCGATTATATCTAACAAAACCGTTGGGCGTTGGGATTCTTACTACAGCCCAGAAAAAAGGACTGCTAAAAGAAGAGCATAAAAATGTGGCTCCGGATGCGATGAGTAAGTTAAATAAGATAGGTCAGGATTTGTCCAGAATTTCAGGGGTAAAAGCCATGACGGATGTTACTGGTTTTGGTTTGTTGGGTCATCTGCGTGAGATGTGTGAAGGGAGTAAGTTGACCGCGTATATCAAGCATGAAAATATACCTCGATTTGATATGTTAGACGAATATATTGCGCAGGACTGTATCCCCGGAGGTACCCATCGAAATTGGGACAGCTTTGGAGATAAGATTAATTTGGCCGATTTGCGTTTGAAAAGTTTGCTTTGTGATCCACAAACAAGTGGTGGATTATTGATTGCCGTTGAGCCAGCGTCATGCAGAGATGTAGAGGAACTGCTTAAAAAATATGATGTGGAAGCCAAAAGCTTTGGAGAGTTGAAAGCTCAAGCAGAAAAATGGGTAGTGGTAAGCTAA
- a CDS encoding YwbE family protein — translation MDGRERKNIKKGTKVAILQKQDERSGHLTHGVVQDVIDEAPFHLKGIECKLKSGQVGRVKLIKL, via the coding sequence ATGGACGGAAGAGAAAGAAAAAACATTAAGAAGGGAACAAAAGTAGCGATTCTTCAGAAACAAGATGAGCGCTCAGGACATTTAACACACGGTGTTGTTCAGGATGTTATTGATGAAGCACCCTTTCACCTGAAAGGAATTGAATGCAAATTAAAAAGCGGTCAGGTCGGAAGAGTTAAGCTCATAAAGCTTTAA
- a CDS encoding TonB-dependent receptor, whose translation MQRIINVAVMLLLTAFIAHAQEAELKGVVILKNNQQPLPGANVYFSGTTTGTATNNKGVYQLKKLKPGVYDLSVSFSGFKKVKKSVSLQKGENVVNIEMVESDHSLGEIVVTGTGTAHHLKTAPVPTELISKKAIANAGASDFNDLMLNISPSFEFNPGTMGSFMSINGLGNDFILVLIDGKRMYGDIGGQNDLSRINPDDVERIEILKGAASLLYGSDAIAGVINIITKKSKQKLNVSNTTRIRDYATIQQSNTVDLNFGKISWNGNFNHKSSNGWQLSPYELDGNDLVETEAKAQNKYTDHTFSQVLTFRASDKWEVYAGHSVYEKDMFRPQSVGKYGYYFDDKTFEMGAKYLLNRKDYISLDYNYDQFRYYYRYNQDYKDYSDGDKSINNDQRLNNIRLKYVMAISKNNKLTLGEDYTEEKMVSEDRLEEGEAAAHTIAVYAQDEITLFNHLNVVAGIRAVKHKEFGGAFTPKVSVLYKLNSLNFRATYGQGFKAPTLKELYYAYEKGGTLYMGNQDLDPQRSQFYSAGIELNHHVISASLTAYENEVNDLIDYRDVELLEGDAENGISKRRQHYNVDESRSRGFDFLMNAKLGAGFTLGGGYSYVDARDLSNDERLDGVAQNYGNVRVNYEHAWKSYRFNANVIGRIQDDKSYDNGDDNAKGYDLWKVTTNHRFSNLGAFVLEAQLGIDNVFDYVDDSPYGSHYGTIHPGRTFFAGVTIHFAQ comes from the coding sequence ATGCAAAGGATTATTAATGTAGCTGTTATGCTATTGCTTACAGCATTTATTGCGCATGCGCAGGAGGCTGAGCTAAAAGGAGTGGTCATCCTCAAAAACAACCAGCAGCCCTTACCGGGTGCCAACGTTTATTTTTCTGGGACAACAACAGGTACGGCCACAAACAACAAAGGGGTGTATCAATTAAAGAAGTTAAAGCCAGGGGTCTATGACTTAAGTGTTTCATTTTCTGGATTTAAGAAGGTGAAAAAAAGTGTGTCTCTCCAGAAGGGGGAGAATGTTGTGAATATTGAAATGGTTGAGTCGGACCATAGCTTGGGCGAGATTGTGGTGACTGGTACAGGAACGGCTCATCATTTAAAAACGGCTCCTGTACCCACCGAACTTATTAGTAAAAAGGCTATTGCCAATGCAGGGGCATCTGATTTTAACGATTTGATGCTCAATATAAGCCCATCCTTCGAGTTTAACCCCGGAACAATGGGCTCTTTTATGTCAATCAATGGTTTAGGCAATGATTTTATATTGGTTTTGATTGATGGTAAACGTATGTACGGAGATATTGGAGGACAGAATGATTTGAGTCGCATTAACCCTGATGATGTTGAACGCATTGAAATATTAAAAGGGGCAGCTTCTTTGCTGTATGGCTCTGATGCCATTGCAGGGGTGATTAATATCATTACCAAAAAATCGAAGCAAAAACTGAATGTGTCCAATACCACCCGTATTCGTGATTATGCTACGATCCAACAAAGTAATACGGTTGATTTAAATTTTGGAAAAATATCGTGGAATGGAAATTTTAATCATAAAAGCAGTAATGGTTGGCAATTGAGTCCATACGAATTGGATGGAAATGACTTGGTGGAAACCGAGGCAAAGGCTCAAAATAAATATACAGATCATACCTTTAGTCAGGTGTTAACCTTTCGTGCCAGCGATAAATGGGAGGTGTATGCTGGTCATTCAGTTTACGAAAAAGATATGTTCAGACCACAGTCAGTGGGTAAGTATGGATATTACTTTGATGATAAGACCTTTGAAATGGGAGCTAAGTATTTGTTGAATAGAAAGGATTATATTTCATTGGATTACAATTATGACCAATTCCGTTACTATTATAGGTATAACCAAGATTACAAAGATTATTCCGATGGTGATAAGTCTATTAATAATGATCAGCGTTTGAATAATATACGCTTAAAGTATGTGATGGCCATCTCTAAGAATAATAAGTTGACCCTAGGAGAGGATTATACTGAAGAAAAAATGGTGTCGGAGGATCGTTTGGAGGAGGGAGAAGCAGCAGCTCATACCATTGCTGTTTATGCACAGGATGAAATTACCTTGTTCAACCATTTGAATGTAGTGGCAGGTATTAGAGCCGTCAAGCATAAAGAGTTTGGAGGCGCATTTACACCTAAAGTATCTGTTCTTTATAAATTGAATAGTCTCAACTTTAGAGCTACTTATGGACAAGGATTTAAAGCTCCCACATTGAAAGAGTTGTATTATGCCTATGAAAAAGGAGGGACTTTATATATGGGTAATCAGGATTTGGATCCTCAGAGGTCACAGTTTTATTCCGCAGGCATTGAGCTCAATCACCATGTGATATCGGCCAGTTTAACGGCTTATGAGAATGAAGTGAATGACCTGATAGATTATAGGGATGTTGAATTGCTTGAGGGTGACGCTGAGAACGGAATCAGTAAACGACGCCAGCATTACAATGTGGATGAATCACGGTCGCGAGGCTTTGACTTTTTGATGAATGCGAAATTGGGGGCTGGCTTTACCTTGGGAGGTGGATATAGCTATGTGGATGCTAGAGATCTTAGTAATGATGAACGTCTGGATGGTGTGGCGCAGAATTATGGTAATGTAAGGGTGAATTACGAACATGCCTGGAAGTCGTACCGTTTTAATGCTAATGTGATAGGGCGTATTCAGGATGATAAATCATATGATAATGGTGATGATAATGCCAAAGGATATGATTTATGGAAAGTAACCACCAATCATCGGTTCTCCAATTTGGGTGCTTTTGTGCTAGAAGCCCAGCTGGGTATCGATAATGTATTTGATTATGTAGATGATAGTCCTTATGGTTCGCATTACGGAACCATTCACCCCGGACGTACTTTTTTTGCTGGCGTAACTATTCATTTTGCACAATAA